The Apteryx mantelli isolate bAptMan1 chromosome Z, bAptMan1.hap1, whole genome shotgun sequence genome has a segment encoding these proteins:
- the SLC25A51 gene encoding mitochondrial nicotinamide adenine dinucleotide transporter SLC25A51 yields MMDSEGCAPVNSKQDLSHHIKATSGKHYLCGYCAAFTNIAVTFPIQKVLFRQQLYGLKTKDAVHQLQKDGIRNLYRGILPPLMQKTTTLALMFGLYEDFSSLLHSHTSAPELFTRSIAAVLAGTTEALLTPFERVQTLLQDYKYHDKFTNTYQAFKVLKDYGIREYYRGLVPILLRNGPSNALFFGLRGPIKQCLPEATSYSAHLVNDFICGGLLGAMLGFLFFPMNVVKARMQSQIGGEFQSFSKVFVKIWLERDRKLIHLFRGAHLNYHRSVLSWGIINATYEFLLKLL; encoded by the coding sequence atgatGGATTCAGAAGGTTGTGCCCCAGTGAATTCAAAGCAAGATCTAAGTCATCACATAAAGGCTACATCTGGTAAACATTATCTTTGTGGCTATTGTGCTGCCTTCACAAATATAGCCGTCACTTTTCCCATCCAGAAGGTCCTTTTTCGACAACAGCTGTATGGCTTGAAAACAAAGGACGCAGTACATCAGTTACAGAAAGATGGAATTAGAAATCTCTATCGTGGCATCCTTCCTCCATTAATGCAGAAAACGACGACTCTGGCTCTAATGTTTGGGTTGTATGAAGATTTCTCCTCATTGCTCCATAGCCACACAAGTGCTCCTGAGCTCTTCACCCGTAGCATAGCAGCAGTGCTTGCAGGGACCACTGAAGCTCTTCTTACACCTTTTGAGCGAGTTCAAACTTTGCTTCAGGACTACAAATATCATGACAAATTTACAAACACTTACCAGGCTTTCAAGGTACTGAAAGACTATGGGATTAGAGAATATTATCGGGGTTTGGTACCTATTCTGCTCCGAAATGGACCCAGTAATGCACTCTTCTTTGGCCTACGCGGACCCATCAAACAATGTCTGCCTGAAGCAACTTCTTACAGCGCTCATTTGGTCAATGACTTCATCTGTGGAGGGCTGTTGGGTGCCATGCTGGGATTCTTATTTTTCCCAATGAATGTTGTAAAAGCTCGCATGCAGTCTCAAATTGGTGGTGAATTTCAGTCTTTCTCAAAAGTTTTTGTGAAAATCTGGCTAGAACGTGATAGAAAACTGATCCATCTTTTCAGAGGAGCCCATCTGAATTACCATCGTTCTGTCTTGTCCTGGGGCATAATCAATGCAACTTATGAATTCCTGCTGAAGCTGTTATGA